The genomic DNA CCACAGTGGAGCGCATGGCCAACAAAAATTTGGTGCCCATCGTCAACATGTTGAGCGACGAAAGCCACCCTCTGCAAGCCCTAGCCGACGTACTTACCCTCCAACAAGAATTCGGTGACCTCACCGGCCGTTCTGTGGCCTACATCGGTGACGGCAACAACGTTTTTCGATCGCTGGCGTTAGCCGCCGGCATGTTAGGAATGGAAATCCGGTTTTCGGGCCCTCCCGGTTATCGGTTGCCTGAAGCAGACCGCGACCGGTTAGCCATGGCCGGGGTCACTTTTAGCGAACACGACCACGCCGAACAAGCCGTAGAAGGCGTAGACGCGGTCTACACCGACGTATGGACCTCCATGGGGCAAGAAGCCGAATCCGCACAACGACTCAAAGACTTCGAAGGCTTTCAAATAAACGAAAAACTCATGGTAGTCGCCGGCCCCCAAGCAGTCTTTCTGCACTGTCTGCCTGCCCACCGCGGAGAAGAAGTGAGCGATG from Acidimicrobiia bacterium includes the following:
- the argF gene encoding ornithine carbamoyltransferase, which codes for MKHLLEIDDLTLEELHRVLALAQDPNPPQVLAGQGMALVFEKPSTRTRNSMEMAVVQLGGHPMYIQADEVGMDVRETVEDVTSTLACFHAAIGARVFDHSTVERMANKNLVPIVNMLSDESHPLQALADVLTLQQEFGDLTGRSVAYIGDGNNVFRSLALAAGMLGMEIRFSGPPGYRLPEADRDRLAMAGVTFSEHDHAEQAVEGVDAVYTDVWTSMGQEAESAQRLKDFEGFQINEKLMVVAGPQAVFLHCLPAHRGEEVSDGVVDSAASRVWPQAANRMHAARGLLAWLLGEANA